The nucleotide sequence GCACTTACTGGTTGCAAGGGGATGGTTGCCATGGGAAATGAATCAGATCTGAGCTGTGTATTGAAGGGTCCTGGGCTCATCTGAGATGGTCTGACTGTATTATGGAGGAAAAATCTGGAGCATCATGACATCACCTGAGACCATATCGAAGCTGTATTACCAGTATGCTGCACAGATAAGGGCTGTACTGGTTGGTAGCTGGGGGGAGGGTGGGAAATATCTGGGTTtggtggaagagaagaactcgcTCATTTGCTATTTTATCGCCTGACTATTCGACCTTTGATTTAAAtgggcctctctctctctctctctctgtttgatTCTAGTCCAGCCtgttcaagtgtgtgtgagtgtatgtgagtgtgCATCCACTTGTTGATTTCCATTGTTGACTTTAGGTGCAGCAGATGGTGTGGTCAGCACTTGAGGCCACCTCTAAgaccattttatttttagtctGGACGACATTCGATTGACCTTATGGTTCGAAGAGTAAAACTATTAAATAACTCTGAGGCCGCGTTCATCAGGACCTCTTCTGTGTCTGATGACTGTACGGGAGCAGTCGCACATCATCTGATTAGTCAATGGTCTCTTTGAACCTACATGATCTTTCTGTAAATAAAAGTTCTGATTAAATctagaaaaaaaatagaatgatttccattttatttcacTACATTTGAAAGAATCGTTTTAATACAGTCCACAGAGGCAAAAGGTCTTTTTAAGCACAACCTGCTGCAGCCCCTGACAGGGTTACGTTACCCCCAGCCTGCCCCGCTGGGAGTTTCCCCTCAGCTGAGAACAGGTGTTAGTGAGGAGGCTTGACCCGGCAAGGAGGAGGTCATTAATATTAGGTGGAGAGCACAGCATACATCTATGTTAATCACAAGGTGGATCTATCCACACGCAGACACTTCCACGTGTGCAGAACCTTCTCCCCAGAGTCTGATTACTGTCTTTGGTCTTTCGTTGAGGGAGGGTGGAAATCCGGCATCAGCTCTTGCGGCGGATGAAAAAAGGATGATAAATATAAATTTCCATACAGGCACAAAAACTTGACTATCTGTAAAGATGAATTAACTGTAGGTCACGTGTGATTGTGCACGCTGACGTGCGTTGTTGCCCACATCTGTGTCTCCATGATGCCAGCATGTATATTTATGAGGCATAAATTTGGGTTTTAATAGGGGATCTTTAAAACCAGATGAATACAGGCAACAAACGCCACACCTTCAGTGTTGGAGGATACATTTCAGGATAAAAGCAATATAAAATGATGTGGATTTTCCATGACAAAAGGTGTCCAGCCAGACCTTAGAAGGGAACCAATTGGATTGATAATTGCACTGAGCTATCCTGTTTTATGTGTATTGTGGTGCATCTATCAACCAAAATTGCATGCTTGTACCTCACAGTTAATCACatctgacattttctttttcttttcagaaaaaataaaatgtcattattttcttGGAAAGTGTGTAGTAGTGTGCACGTGGGGACTGAAAGCTCACTCTCAAATGGGTTTAATCTACAGTTTCAATATAGATTCTTATATGTAGATTCTCATATGTAGAtatgtagattctcaatcatccaggtcatagttgtCTTACTTAGATCTTACTCGGATAGCTTCCATAGGAACAATAATTATAATTCTATTCCACATTTCACTGAATTATATATCAGAATTTTCACTCGTGCAAAAGTTTAAAAGTTCATAATTTATATATTGTTTATGTTTTGATACAGTAGAAAAGTAGTTTAAACAAAAACTCCCCTGGGAACAGACGTAAAGTATAACAGAAGTGGGTGAGCGACATCTACTGGAAGTATTGGGAATTACAGTCTTCACCTGTCATAAATGCGCGTGTGAGACTAAACTAATCCTTTGTAGCTTCACAGAATTGATGCCAAACTGCAAATTTTGTAAAGAGTTTTTATTATCTGTTGTAAGAATACATTTTGTGGTTTAATTGTTCCAAAGAAACACAACATCTTAATCAAAATATATCCTTTACCAGAGCCAAAAATAGTTTGCTGTCTCAGCAGCATATTGtatacagatttttttttgttcatatGACAAGGTATCATGAAAAAAGTTGACAAAAACTGTGCATAGACTTTAAagaatacataaataaagagtTAGCTAAAGGTGAACTCATCTTAGTGCATCAAATACTCTCATGGTGCAAGATAAACTATACATGTACTTCACATATCACAGAATGAAAACATacatgtctgcaggtgtcactGCTGTGATGGACTCTGCGTCTGATCACTGGGATCCGGACTGTCCGCCTCCACGCTGAGGTGGCCGGTGGGGCTTCCAGCAGGAGGACGCATTTTGCTTATCGGGCTGAAGCTGCGTGGAGAGGACCCAGGGGAGCGAGCGGGGGAGCGAATGGGCCGCTGGAGTGGACCCGGGAAGGTTTGCGTGAGAGGGTGGGACAGCGGAGAGGGGCTGCGGGGGTACCTGCGCGGGGCTGACCAGACAGGACGCTCGGCTCCTCTGGGGAGGAGAGATGGCGCACAGGCAGCAGGGATGTtgtgctctgattggctgacagcGGTGCTGGAACACTcttccagatgttccagagTGTCCTGGAACAAAAGAGAAGCTTTTCATGTTTCACCTCACCTTTAGGCTGTCATCAACCTCAGACATTTAACTAACTGGGTGCTACAAACTATTGGGAATTATACCTGTAACACAAAGAGGtgcaaaagagaaagagaaagtaaGACTGATCACCTCTTCATTGAGAACGTAAAGAGGCATCGGACTTCTCCGACCGAGGGTGGACGGTTTGGGAACCACATCAACTGCAAAACATACCCGTATATTGATAATATTCATATAATGTTAACTTGATCTGTGTtgcatgactttttttttataatttaaGAATTTTGTTCAGAAAAATCTTCCACCTTCACATTCATTTTCACCTTGCTCCATGTAGACGGGAGCTCTTTGGGGGACCGGTCGATGTTTCTTTCTAAAGCAGAAACAGGTCCGTTCAGGCCAAAGGTCACAGGTGGTTacttattttttcatttaaaaataaaggggGCTGGGGGGTGGACACAGTGACACCATTCAGCTATTTGACATTCTGCTCATGCTTGTCCAGGATGAAAGAGGgataaaaggagagagagagagaatagaggGAAGAAGGAAACAAGTTCTCACTTGGATGGTTTCCAACAGGCACAAACTGTCACCAGGGTGATCAGGAGGAATATTCCACCGGTGGACAGGATGATATACAGCGAGCTCCTTCCTAAACCAGAGCCATTAAAAGATgggaacacaaagaaagaaagaaagaaagaaagaaagaaagaaagaaagaaagaaagaaagaaagaaagaaagaaagaaagaaagaaagaaagaaagaaagaaagaagtttGCATCAAAAATATcttaaaaagacacatttagTTACTCTGCATAGCTctttcatgcccccccccaccaagttGCATATAAAGGGCCCCTCTGAAGGTTTTGTTGTTCTGCACCGTTGTGCATGTTTCAGCGCAGCAGAAATGAAGTCGGCATTGCTCAGATCCACCGAGGCGCTGCTGCCTCGTGATAAGTAACTGTCTATTCACCCCTCcaaatcccccccacccccacccactgGCTCACATGGTAGCAGCCAGGCTGCCTGTGTTACAGCAGCTAGTGTTGTTAGTCAGACTCATGTAATAACTGTTAAGATTAAAATGCACTGTTTAACATTTCCCGAGAACCTAAATGCATCGCAGCGTCTCCCCTAATGTCCTCCCGGTGGGACGGGCCACCTACTGTAGACGGTGAGTTTGACGGGCACGcttctggtgctgctgatggGGTTGTTCACAGTGCAGGCGTACACGTCGTCGTCCGACATCAGCACGCGCAAGATGGTCAAGACCTTCTGGTCGTGCGACAGCTGCAGCCGCGAGTCGTTGGTTAGCACCTTGCCCCCCTTCAGCCAACCGTAGACGGGCTTGGTGCCGTTGTCGTGGGAACAGTGCAGGTGAAAGTGCTCGTTGTACTCCAGGACGGATGAAGCCATCATCTGGATGTAAGGCTTGGACACGGGGACTGGAGGAGACAAAGCAAACGCGAGAACGGAGAAGTTAGCTGCTGGTGCCCATCTTGAGTGTTCTGATCCGAAAGTTTTAAGGGTTCTGCCCACCATCCACGGTGAGCTCAACATGGCTCTCCCCCGTGAAGGTGTCGTCTGTGATGGAGATCTCCACCTCATACGCCCCTTCATCCGACAGCTGCAGGTTGTGCAGCAGGAGGGAGCCGTTCCCGAAGACGAAGATGCGATCACGGTACTCTGGCCTCAGGTTCCCGATTATATCCGTTCCTATGGACTGCACCACTGTGATGGGTTTCTCTCGGGGCCTCTTCATCTGCCACTTGATCACCGGCTTGTCGGCACTGCTGCTGGAGTAGCTGACTGAAAGAAGGGCCTCTCTGCCCACCGTGCCCCTCACCACTTGGGCTTGGCTGGTCACATTCACCCCTGAAACCtcacctgggaaaaaaaagatgcatcAACATCCAAAAATCTAATTCacatatccaaggtagttttctctctctctaattCACATAGTACTAATTTGTTTTACTGAACTTCAAACAAGAAGACAAATATGAAGCTCGTAATGTCAGAGGAGCCTTAACAATGATCCTGTCACATCATCTGTCAACACTTATCTGAACAGAAACTGCCCCACTGACGCCTATAGCCTAAAAGCTAAAGTTGCCAATATTTTACACCCCATTTGCCCTTTTGCTGCCTCTCATGGGAAAGAAATTCCAATGGTTGTTTTTGAGCACCTCAATAAGCAGATAAAGTCAGTTGAGAGAGCAACTCACTCACACATCGATGCAGGAATGCAGGTCTGGAATGCTTTTATCATTTCCACACAAGACCGCATATGTTTAGCATCTTTGTAACATgaaaaaaggataaaatgtCTGAAGTGGCAGGCTGAAAAGTGAATCAATCATCCAAGAAGGACAAGCTACTTGTTCAGGGTTGTTCAAAACCGGACGTATTCATGCATTCATGTGAGTAGATTTGTCTCCATTTAAGATGAAGTCACATCATTTTTCAGACAATTCCATTGGTGGACAGTTCTGTTGAGACCGAAGCTCTCACTGGGACTATTTTATTGACCCCTCGTTGTGAACAAGTGAAGGACTAATTTTGATTTGTGTTCTTCCTTTATCTTCCAGCTCCCACAGTCACACGAGTTTAAGGTGTGACAAAGCGAGCTGCATTTTATCCTTTATGGCCGACTCTGTCGGGGAAACCAAGCGGGGCAGAGTTATTACTGTTCTCAGCGGGGGTGTCCTACTGCTCGGCCTCAGCGATGGAGAAATTAAcccaggagagggaggagagtgtgtgCCGCTCGCTGTTCTCTGTAGCCAGGCGTCTAGCAAGGCATCGCCTCATTGCTGTGGTAACTATTTGGTCCGTCTGACAGGGGTTGCCAAGGAGATAAGACAAAGGACATAATTGTTGGAACGGGTTTCCTCGGCCGAAAAGAGCAAGCGAGGGGttacagagggagagagagagagcgctttTGTCGCTGGTGAGGTCGGAGATGGACACTGGATCCAGTGATTCCAATAAAACTGTTTGGTAAACTGGGATCATGGTACCAATTGggaataaaggaaaataaatcaaacatgtttttaatgaaaatcaCATGAATGAGATCTCCTTAACTGAGCTACAATTTCCCCAAACCAAGagtaaaaaaagataaaacttTGTGATGTGACACTTAAATGCATCACCTGCTCCTCACATATGTACAATGGACACTCCAGATTCCTTTGAGCCACTGACGGGGGCCCAGTCCAGAGCGCCACTCATGAATGAACCCATTGTGGAAATGACCAATTTGTGCAAcatgaggaagaaaaacatttctGATTAAAACTGGATTAACTGGGAGGACCACAAACACGAGTCCTGTTGACTCGTATACGCATGAAAATAACTGGAACTGACAACTGTTGATCTATTTTCTTTGGAATAAACTCTTGAACTGAGCTGAAAACCCCTCGTCTTTTTGGAAAACGGAGCAGATTAAGGGGGTTTGTTCATTCTCTAACCTTTGCATAGCAAATAAAATGGACCTACCtgtgaagaaaaggaggaagaggaggccagaGATCGCCAGTTGCGaagaaatgtcaataaaactgTCGCCTGTACAGGAGGTCTTcctctccaccttcatcttgTGTCCTGGGCAGAGTCAGCCCAGCGAACATGGTTTATCCAACCTAAGCACGTCTGAAGCCCGACACAGTCTCTGCTGCCTGATTGAGACTCTGGCTTCTGCCGGGGGCCACTCTGAGCCCCACACTGCTCACAGCACCCCTGCCGCAGCCAACAACAGCcaactctgtgtgtgagtgtgtgtgcgtgacacaGACAGTGACACAGTGTGGGTCAGCTTTTTCTCTGCACCTCCATGTTGAATTCACACAAATAAAGACTCCGATCTAAGCAATGACCCTAAATTTTTAGTGTAGAGAAGTTACTGGCAACAATTTGTGGTAGGAAAAACtactttacccccccccccctttccctcctttccttGGCCCACTTTACTCACATTGTGCAAACTCCTCTCTGGACTGGAGCCTCAAAATAAACTCTGAATGCATCACTGTGCAAACAACCCTGTGATTGATAGAAAGTGATGAAGAACTGTATTGCTGCACTATTATGTGCATGGTCCAGGTTTCTGTATGTGACAGCAACAGAACTCGGAACATGAACTATGAAGAAAAAGCTGTTGTACCTACTATGTCCGTTAGGGGGCGTAAAATCTATACGAAGGCTAAAAAGGAAGGTTGTGTTTTTTAgccttttgacattttttttagcctttctaATGAAAACAAGATCTTTTATTGTTAACCTTTTTCCTTTTGAGAAAGACTGGATTAAAAAACTGGGATTGGGAACTGAAAAATGTCTTGGTTCTTGATTTTCCAACTGCCGTCACACAGGGTGTCAAAGGGCTCTAATAGATGGTTCAATTATGAGATTTCTGACAACAAGGGAGGCCACACATGGAAAAGGACATCTGTCTGACAGGGTGGAAATTCAGAAAGAGACAGCCATCGCCGTCCTGTCTCCTCTTGAGCTTAGTCATCTGTGGAGTGGGCCATCAAAGCTGCACCTctcccctccacctctgccCTCTCAGTAAGAGTGGCGCCgcccttttcctctctccacTCTTCCAGCTTTTCTAACATGCTGTAAATCGATGGGGACTCTATCGCGTCTAGGTCTGAGCTGAGACAATTGCAGCGACAGAGAAGCCTTTGTGACCTGAAGTGATGTAATTTTGTGCGACttgagaggggggaaaaacacttCAGAAATTCTGCATTGGGTACTGAGGCGTCAATCAGGGCTCATTTCCACACTTGTTACAATGAAGCAGGCCTCTTCTAAAGCCAAACTTAGATGTTTAGTCTGCATAATGACGACGCTTCAGCTCCAGTGGCGTCACCGCTGGAAACAGATAattgcgccccctgctgcttgTCCTCACTTTTTCCATCTTTAATTATCACCCAGGAGACCACAACTTTTTTCCCCGTCCTTACTGACAGGCTGTCTGAGGAGAACAAACCAATCAAGCAGAGCTCACATATGCTTCAAGAACAGTCAATCTTAACGAGATGTAAAAGGGACTGGCTTTTGTCAAGTTTTCGGATCACACAAGGTCCCTGCGAGAataaggacccccccccccccaaccaccttCTCCCTAACTGGGTCTCCAACAGCGAGTGGGGGTCGTGCTATGTTTGGAGGCGTGCATGCTATTGATTGTTCACCCACAGTCATTAAAGAGAGGGTTGAACGTGGCCGCGGCACCTTTGGGACTGAGTAGGAGAAAAGGTTCATCTAAAACCCATTGTGGCTATTTATGACAGAGCAGCGGAGGAGGAACATCAGGCTAAGGAGGAAGCGCCTCGCACGACCGCAGCAGAGAGCGAGACTTCTGCTGTTCGTCGCGTCTCCATGACGCGCGTCACAGCCATATGCAcggtgtgcgcgcgtgtgagcGACTTGAGTGGGTTGCGCAGGAACGATGGGCCGCGTTCTTTCCACTGCGAGCGTGCATGTGCGGTTGCAGATTGTGCAGGGAGCAGTACGGCTCAGATGTGTGTAGGTGGCTGAGTGGGAGCGCTGGGAGACAGAAGATGCTCCAGCTTTTTTCTCAAAAGCCGAACAAGACCGGCTGGAAGAAGCAAGGAGAGAAATCGCGACATTATCTTGTGATTCACGCAGACTTCCCTGCAAAatatgagccacaaatgttgATGACCACCTGTTGTAAAAGGAAAACACTTTAATTTAAAGCAGACTGGCGATGCCTTCAAAGCAATTACTTGTTATAAAATTGCTGACGCTTTACAATTATTCACGATTAAACGGTGAAACCGAGATTTTGCCATTGTAGGTGGCAGCTGTAAATATGAGGGAAAACAACCGACTTCTGCTGTTCCGCAGATAAATGAAGTTTAATGCAGACAGAGCAGCGCATAATAGGCGGATTTATTCTTCTAATCTATCTACAGGGAACTTTAAAGGCTCTGCAAACTGAAATCAGGCGATTTAACAAGTCAAAACCCATCAAAACGGCGGCTGAGCGTCATGTTTCACAAGAtcaaaggtggaaaaaaaggtgTAACTACTGCATGCTTACTGACTTGGAAGATCAGATTTGTAGAAAATGCTCATAAAGGTTAAATTAATCCAGGCTTGTACAATGTGACTGAATAAATAGAACATACATAGCTACTTGTCCTTTGATATTTTAATCATGTCTATAAGCGGGTAAAATAGTAACCATGATACAATCACACCAGGAAACAATACTGAGTAACAGATTAAAGCCGTTTAAGCCACTTCTTACACAAAGCTGATGTGTTCATGGTCGGTACACAGATGGCATGAAGTGATCGATCCCAGTTAAGCCCTGTTTAGCATTTAGAGGACATTCATTTTCACATTCACAGATCATCATCTAAGAACTAGCACACGAGCAGAAGTTTCACAAGTACATGCAGTGAGTTGCAAATTCCGGGTCAAAGACATCTGCACtgctggagaagcagaggagTGTTACAGTTCACAAAGATGCACACAACACGCCCTCGGAATAGTTGCTTCATTCATCTACTGCTAATTTGAGtcagaaattaaataaataagaatgaaaaaaaagactCCCTGGGGTGAAAAGGTGTGTCTAAAGTTGGCTGGTGCCAACCATCTCTCGCTACCTTGCCTCACTTCATCCAGGTCTGGGAGGGGGTGTCGCTGCTCTGGCACAGGtgtggtgccccccccctcctctactGTCCCCGATCGTCCTGTCTCTGTGGAGAGaacattgatttaaaaaaaaatccgaaaaaaaaatcaaacacggTCCCTTGTTTCAAGAATCGTataaaatggataaaaaaatatataaaatttgTATAAAAATCCAACCTAAAAACTGAAAAACCTAGTTCCGTTGGAAAAGGGGGTCTCCCCCAGTGGGAGGTGCTTGCCTTGCTCTGTTCCAACTGGACAGCTCCATTAATTCTGCAGCATGTAGACTACTACCCCTCATGCACCTGGAGCTATAAATACTCCAACTGGGTCACAGAGAACCATTCACAAGAAGGTTTCCCTGAAACCTGTGTTCAACCGACTGGAGGGCTAATGTCAATAAAGTTTTGACTATTAGATGAAAAATGTCTGTTAAAATAGCTTTATGCTCCAAGAAGTTTATTAGCCCTCTATTCTCCAGGCACAAACATGTTGCACATTCAAATGATTAAATgtatgtgttttcattttaaactggcaaaaataacatttttggAGGCAAATGCAATTATAACCCATTTAGCATAGAACTGCTGGGAACCCTCTGGGGTAATTCAATTAGTCACTGGTTTATGTACTGCATTATTCACAGGCAGGAGAAGTCAGGAGCAGCTCTAATCTGTGCTTTTAATTATGTATGACTTTTACACGTTTCTTTTCTTAGAGAATAAAGTGGCTAAAGATGTGTGCCAATTAATGCCTCTGAAGTAGCTGTAGCacaaaaaaacatctttatctGTGACTCGACACCACTGTTCCCTTATTAACATGCAGACTATCATACCCTAACTAATGATCTTTAGAGAATCCTGACATTTAAGGTTACCTAAAGTTCCTACAACTCCCTTTCTGTTTTTATAGCAGCCACGACtgctcacctcctccccttctgCTTTGTCCTCCGGCTTCAACTTCTTACGGGTCATGTGGCCGCGGAAGCCAGCTTGGATCTTGGCGGCAGCCCTGTTGGCCTCGGGATCATCCAGGGGGATGTCCatgatgtcctcctcctcctggggcctgctgcagtcctcctgCTGAGAAGACCAAACCACAGAGGCTTTTCACAGAAGGAGAGCAAATTGAAACAGATTTGTTTTGCCTAGTACTTGGTTGGAGGACTGAGAAGGGTCTACGTATTGCTCGCagtaaaggtttttttttcacttttttgaaAAACTTCTTGATCTACGGACCGGGTCAATATGGACCATGaaccagcaaaaaaaaaagctgctgcagtcgACAGCAAAGAGCTCATTCGGTGACACATCTACGGCATCCTCTGTCCCAGTGGACGCTGTGTGGTGGGCGGACAGAGACATTGTGGTTGGTCATAAAGTGTCAGTGGAGAGACGCCAGGGCTGTTGACGAGCGATGTAAACATCAATCCAGATTCCGAGGCGAGCGCGTATCACCTCCTCCCGTGTTTTGCCTGTGCATAGCAGATCTACTCTGAATACAACAGCCCACAGAACGGCCCCGTTGTCATCCCACCAGCTCGGTGAGGCAGTGCATCATGTCTCTAGCGAAACCCCTCCAGTGTAGGAGTGTGACCACCCACCTGTGTAGCCAGCATTCATTAGCCTCCATGTCTGACTGCTCACTGAGCAGCCACATCCCAGCTCTCTCGCAGCAGCAGCTATGTCTGCCTGATGTAGCGCATTTTGTAATTGTTTTTAGCTCAGAGCTCTTTGGACCTCATTTGACCCAAACTTGACACAAGTTTCCAGTCAATTAAAATGTGTGTGGAATCAATTAAAGTAACGCGCGGTCTTAACAGACTTTATGAGAAACCATTTGATTCATGTTTAGCATTATTATTCACCGGCACATTTTTCTATGCAAggacagaaacaacaaacagcaggaCACAGTTAGAGGACAGTTGTATCAAATCCAGCTCCTCTAATGTTCTCTGAGAGTAATTGTGGTGAAACAAGACAACAAATTAAGatttttgaaaagaaacaaaaagttTTTCCAAAGCTTCTACTCACATTGTGGCAGTCCATGTCTTATTCTGGCTTCGATCTTCAGCTGTGCTGACCTGCTGTGACTTATTCGTCTCGAGTTCTACACGGATGCAGCGAAAGCCCCTCAGCAAACGTGCAACCGGTTTAATGCAGATGCCTCACTGACTGTTACCAATGATGACTGTATATTCAGTAACACCCTCTCATGCACAGAATGAGAGAGAGTTATACAGTCAGAGTGAGgacgagggagggaggaagggagggagggagacagcgACCTCCTACAAACATGACAGCATGTGCTCCGTCTTTCCAGTCTCATTAAGGCTGCTGACCTGTGTTTACCTCACACAATTAAAGGGCCTCGCCATTTAAGATAAGCCGAAACAAAGTGACGGCGTTGGCCGTCAGCTGGTGACGCAGCTGACGGCCTCGATTAGAAGTTTGAAACACGGCAACCAGATctggaata is from Takifugu rubripes chromosome 11, fTakRub1.2, whole genome shotgun sequence and encodes:
- the hepacama gene encoding hepatic and glial cell adhesion molecule a isoform X1, which gives rise to MKVERKTSCTGDSFIDISSQLAISGLLFLLFFTGEVSGVNVTSQAQVVRGTVGREALLSVSYSSSSADKPVIKWQMKRPREKPITVVQSIGTDIIGNLRPEYRDRIFVFGNGSLLLHNLQLSDEGAYEVEISITDDTFTGESHVELTVDVPVSKPYIQMMASSVLEYNEHFHLHCSHDNGTKPVYGWLKGGKVLTNDSRLQLSHDQKVLTILRVLMSDDDVYACTVNNPISSTRSVPVKLTVYSLGRSSLYIILSTGGIFLLITLVTVCACWKPSKKKHRPVPQRAPVYMEQGENECEVDVVPKPSTLGRRSPMPLYVLNEEDTLEHLEECSSTAVSQSEHNIPAACAPSLLPRGAERPVWSAPRRYPRSPSPLSHPLTQTFPGPLQRPIRSPARSPGSSPRSFSPISKMRPPAGSPTGHLSVEADSPDPSDQTQSPSQQ
- the hepacama gene encoding hepatic and glial cell adhesion molecule a isoform X3, with the protein product MKVERKTSCTGDSFIDISSQLAISGLLFLLFFTGEVSGVNVTSQAQVVRGTVGREALLSVSYSSSSADKPVIKWQMKRPREKPITVVQSIGTDIIGNLRPEYRDRIFVFGNGSLLLHNLQLSDEGAYEVEISITDDTFTGESHVELTVDVPVSKPYIQMMASSVLEYNEHFHLHCSHDNGTKPVYGWLKGGKVLTNDSRLQLSHDQKVLTILRVLMSDDDVYACTVNNPISSTRSVPVKLTVYSLGRSSLYIILSTGGIFLLITLVTVCACWKPSKKKHRPVPQRAPVYMEQVDVVPKPSTLGRRSPMPLYVLNEEDTLEHLEECSSTAVSQSEHNIPAACAPSLLPRGAERPVWSAPRRYPRSPSPLSHPLTQTFPGPLQRPIRSPARSPGSSPRSFSPISKMRPPAGSPTGHLSVEADSPDPSDQTQSPSQQ
- the hepacama gene encoding hepatic and glial cell adhesion molecule a isoform X2, with the protein product MKVERKTSCTGDSFIDISSQLAISGLLFLLFFTGEVSGVNVTSQAQVVRGTVGREALLSVSYSSSSADKPVIKWQMKRPREKPITVVQSIGTDIIGNLRPEYRDRIFVFGNGSLLLHNLQLSDEGAYEVEISITDDTFTGESHVELTVDVPVSKPYIQMMASSVLEYNEHFHLHCSHDNGTKPVYGWLKGGKVLTNDSRLQLSHDQKVLTILRVLMSDDDVYACTVNNPISSTRSVPVKLTVYRRSSLYIILSTGGIFLLITLVTVCACWKPSKKKHRPVPQRAPVYMEQGENECEVDVVPKPSTLGRRSPMPLYVLNEEDTLEHLEECSSTAVSQSEHNIPAACAPSLLPRGAERPVWSAPRRYPRSPSPLSHPLTQTFPGPLQRPIRSPARSPGSSPRSFSPISKMRPPAGSPTGHLSVEADSPDPSDQTQSPSQQ
- the nrgna gene encoding neurogranin; this encodes MDCHNEDCSRPQEEEDIMDIPLDDPEANRAAAKIQAGFRGHMTRKKLKPEDKAEGEERQDDRGQ